Genomic DNA from Thermotoga sp.:
AGGTCCTGGGAGATCTGGATGATCCGTCCATCGACCTGCCCAGCGTGATTGTGAAGCACGATCTTCCGGAACCGGGGGAGTTTCCTGAAGAAGTTTTGAAGGAGGTAAACACAGTACCCTCCAGAGTGAGAAAGAGAGATCTTGCAGGAAGAAGGGATCTGAGGGACAGAGTCATCGTCACCGTAGATGGGGAGACTGCCAAGGATTTCGACGATGCCATCTCTGTAGAGAAGCTTCCAAATGGAAATTATCTTCTTGGTGTTCACATAGCAGACGTTTCTCACTACGTGAAAGAGGGTTCCGCTCTGGATCAGGAGGCTCTCAAAAGGGGAACGAGTGTATACCTCATAGACACTGTCATTCCGATGCTTCCGTTCAGGCTCTCCAACGGAATATGCAGTCTCGTGGAGGGAAAAGATAGGCTCACCATGAGTGTCGAGATGGAGATCGACCGGGAAGGTCGTGTTGTGAGATACGATGTTTTCCCCAGCGTGATAAGAAATAAGAAGAGGATGATCTACGAGAGAGTCAACGAGTTTCTGGAAAAACCTTCTTCGGTGAAGGAATACGAACCCTTCAGCGATCTCATACACAACGCTGTGGAGCTCGCAGAGATCTTGAGAGAGGCGAGGAGAAGAAGAGGTGCCATACTCGACATAGAGAGCGATGAAGTAAAAGTTGTGTTCGATGAGAACGGACAGGTGGTGGACATCGTTCCAAGAAGACGTGGAGTTGCGGAAAGGGTGATAGAAGAGTTCATGATAAGGGCAAACGAGACAATCGCGGAGATTTTCGACCACGCTGGGCTTCCCTTCGTGTACCGGGTTCACGAAGAACCGGATCTTGAGACGATCTTCCAGCTGAAAAACTATCTCGAAGCTATGGGAATAAGAGCAAAACTCTCCCGCAACATACATCCTGGTATGCTGCAGAAACTCCTCGAGAAAGTAAAGGATCATCCTCTGAGGAGCAGTGTAGAAAGACTCCTTGTTCGATCAATGAAAAGAGCGATGTACTCTGCGATGAACATTGGGCACTTCGGACTTGCCTCTTACGCCTACACACACTTTACCTCCCCCATCAGGAGATACCCGGACCTCGTCGTCCACAGACTTCTGAAGCTCTATCTCGAGCAAGACGGTTACTTTACCCCAGAGCAGGTGGATAAGTTCTCGAAGGTTCTTCCCAAGATCGCCAAGCACTGCAGTCGGAGGGAAAGAGTGGCAGACGAGGCGGAATGGGACCTGATCGCCATGAAGAAGGTGGAGTACATCTCGCGCCACATAGGAGAAGTGTTCGATGTGGTGGTGACAAATATCACAAAGTTCGGCCTCTTCGTGGAGATTCCAGAAAAGAGCATTTCGGGTCTCATACACATTTCAACACTTGATGACTACTATTACTATGATGAAGCAAAGAACATGCTGGTCGGACGAAGAAGGGGGCGAATCTTCAGGCTCGGAGATGTCCTGAAGGCAAAAGTCGTGAGGGCTGACAAGATCAGGGGAGAGATAGACTTCGAACTCGTGGAAGGGGAGGATAAAGAATGAAATCCTACAAAAAAGAACTCTGGTTCCACACGAAAAAGAGAAGAGAGTTCATAAACATCACACCATTGCTTGAAGAATGTGTAAAAGAGAGCGGCATAAAAGAAGGCCTTCTTCTCTGTAACGCCATGCACATCACGGCGAGTGTTTTCATAAACGACGATGAACCAGGCCTTCATCACGATTTCGAAGTCTGGTTGGAAAAACTCGCCCCGGAAAAGCCCTATTCTCAGTACAGACACAACGACACTGGTGAAGACAACGCGGATGCTCACCTGAAACGGACGATAATGGGAAGAGAAGTGATCATAGCGATCACCAACGGCAAACTGGATCTGGGGCCATGGGAACAGGTGTTCTACGGAGAGTTCGACGGGATGAGGCCAAAGAGAGTACTGGTGAAAATCATTGGAGAGTGATGAAATCGTGGCGTTCCTGTTAACAGCTCTGGGAAT
This window encodes:
- the rnr gene encoding ribonuclease R — encoded protein: VLGDLDDPSIDLPSVIVKHDLPEPGEFPEEVLKEVNTVPSRVRKRDLAGRRDLRDRVIVTVDGETAKDFDDAISVEKLPNGNYLLGVHIADVSHYVKEGSALDQEALKRGTSVYLIDTVIPMLPFRLSNGICSLVEGKDRLTMSVEMEIDREGRVVRYDVFPSVIRNKKRMIYERVNEFLEKPSSVKEYEPFSDLIHNAVELAEILREARRRRGAILDIESDEVKVVFDENGQVVDIVPRRRGVAERVIEEFMIRANETIAEIFDHAGLPFVYRVHEEPDLETIFQLKNYLEAMGIRAKLSRNIHPGMLQKLLEKVKDHPLRSSVERLLVRSMKRAMYSAMNIGHFGLASYAYTHFTSPIRRYPDLVVHRLLKLYLEQDGYFTPEQVDKFSKVLPKIAKHCSRRERVADEAEWDLIAMKKVEYISRHIGEVFDVVVTNITKFGLFVEIPEKSISGLIHISTLDDYYYYDEAKNMLVGRRRGRIFRLGDVLKAKVVRADKIRGEIDFELVEGEDKE
- a CDS encoding secondary thiamine-phosphate synthase enzyme YjbQ, producing MKSYKKELWFHTKKRREFINITPLLEECVKESGIKEGLLLCNAMHITASVFINDDEPGLHHDFEVWLEKLAPEKPYSQYRHNDTGEDNADAHLKRTIMGREVIIAITNGKLDLGPWEQVFYGEFDGMRPKRVLVKIIGE